The Mangrovivirga cuniculi genomic sequence TTCTTCATTCCTGTTTAATTTTCAATGTTAACAAGCATTTTCTGACTCATAATAACAGCCTTGAGAAAAAGTACATCTAAAGAAGGATAATTTAGTTATTTTTGAATATTTTAGTTACTGTATTGCGAAATAGTTAAGAAATAACATCAAATAAGTCAGTTATTGCTTTTATTAATAACTTTATTGAATTTGTTTGATTTTATAACATTAAATCTATTTCTTTGCAGTGGATTTTAACTAAATACTTTTAGCGATGTCTGAAATAGCACAAAAAGTAAAAGCAATTATCGTTGATAAGCTTGGTGTAGAAGATTCAGAGGTAACACCTGAAGCAAGCTTTACAAATGACTTGGGAGCAGATTCCCTTGACACTGTTGAACTGATCATGGAATTTGAAAAAGAGTTCAATATTTCTATTCCTGATGACCAGGCTGAAAACATTCAGACTGTAGGTCAGGCAATCAGCTACCTCGAGGAAAACGTTAAGTAAATCTTATCTAATCTAAACGTATTTCATTTCTAATTATATGAAATATACGAGACGAGTTGTTGTAACAGGAATTGGCGCGCTGACTCCTATCGGTAATACAGCCCGGGAATTCTGGGGTGGATTAGCGAAGGGAGTCAGTGGTGCTGCTCCTATAACCCGCTTCGACGCAGAGAAGTTCAGAACTAAATTTGCGTGCGAAGTCAAAAATTTCGAACCAAATGACCATCTGGATCGTAAAGAAGCGAGAAAGATGGATCCATATACGTGGTACGCGATGGTTACGGCTGAAGAAGCTTTTAACGATAGTCAGTTAAAAGATTTTGATTCTGACCGTGCCGGAGTGATCTGGGGTTCAGGAATTGGTGGATTAAGGACTTTTACCGATGAGGTAATGTCTTTTGCCAATGGTGATGGAACACCTAGATTCAATCCATTCTTTATTCCGAAAATGATCGCTGATATCTCAGCGGGTTATATATCAATCAAATATGGCTTTAGAGGCCCTAACTTTGCTACGGTTTCTGCCTGCGCATCGTCTACTAATGCCATTATTGATGCAATGAATTATATCAGGCTGGGACATGCTGATATTATTATGACTGGAGGGTCTGAAGCTGCTGTTACCGAACCAGGTATGGGTGGTTTTAACTCGATGAAAGCGCTTTCAGAGCGTAACGATTCACCAGAGACTGCATCAAGACCGTTTGATAAGGATAGAGATGGTTTCGTTCTTGGAGAAGGTGCAGGCGCACTGGTTCTCGAAGAATATGAGCATGCAAAAAAACGAGGTGCGAAAATTTATGGAGAAGTGATCGGTGGAGGTATGTCCGCTGATGCTCATCATATTACCGCCCCACACCCTGATGGACTTGGAGCAACCAATGTTATGGTCAATGCATTGAGAGATGCTGAGATCGATCCTTCAGAGGTACAATACATTAATGTGCATGGTACTTCTACTCCTCTTGGAGATATGAGTGAAGTGAAAGCTATACAAAAAGTGTTTGGCGATCATGCATACAATCTTAACATTTCATCTACAAAATCGATGACTGGTCACCTTCTGGGTGCTGCCGGTGCAATCGAATCTATCGCATGTTTGATGGCGATAAATAAAGGGATTATTCCTCCGACCATAAATCATTTCACTGATGATGAAGAGATTGACGGACGTTTGAATTTTACCTTTAACGAAGCACAGGAAAAAGAAGTAAATATTGCTCTTTCAAACACTTTTGGCTTTGGAGGACACAATACTTCAGTGATATTTAAAAAACTGGTTGATTAGTGTGGAGATTGCTTCCTCGCATCATTGCGAAATTCAAATACCGTAAAGGTAAAAATAAAAAACTTTCAGAAGCTGTAAGGAATATTGTCGGGTTCAGACCCGTCAATATTCACTTATACTTCTTAGCCTCTCAACATACTTCTGTAGCACAATTTAATGTAGCCGGTAAGCGAGATAGCTATGAGCGACTTGAATTTCTGGGCGACGCAGTCCTGGGAATGGTCGTTGGAGAATATCTATTCAATAAGTATCCCTATAAAGATGAGGGTTTTCTAACTGAGATCCGTTCCAGGATAGTTAATCGTGAAAGCCTAAACAGGCTCGCTAAAAAGGTCGGAGTAAGTAATTTTGTAGAATACAATCCCGGGGGAAAGAAACATAATTACAAATATGTTTTTGGCAATTCTTTGGAAGCACTGATCGGTGCTGTTTATTTAGATCACGGCTATCACAAATGTCGAAAGTTTATAATCAGACGATTGATTATACCTCATTACGATTTAGAAAAGCTAATTAAGAAAAATACCAATTTCAAATCTAGAGTAATAGAGTGGTCACAAAAAATAATGCCTCGATTGATTTTGTCGTACAGGAAATTGAAACTGAAGGACATTTGAAGGAATTTAAGGCCGAACTGATCGTTGATGGCAATAAACTTAGCGAAGGTATTGGTAATAGTAAGAAAAAAGCTGAACAAATTGCCGCAGAACGTGCTATAGATAGTATCTTCGATAAGAAAGATTAATATCTTTAGTATATGAAAAAAATGCGTTTGGCAGGTGCCGCACTAAATCAAACTCCCTTAGAATGGAAAAGTAATCTGGCTAATATCAAAGAAGCTATTTTACAAGCTAAAAATTCCAATGCAGATATTTTATGCCTTCCCGAACTTTGCATAACCGGGTATGGATGTGAAGATCTCTTTTTAAGTGAATGGCTTCCCGAAAAAGCTTTTAATAAATTAGAAGAGATAGCTTCCTGGGTGGAAGATTGTTTCACAATCGTTGGTTTGCCTGTTAGATATGAAGGAAAAACATACAACTCAGCAGTAGCTATTTACAAAGGTGAAATTCTCGGTTTCTATTGTAAGCAATTCCTGGCAGATGAGGGCGTCCATTACGAACCCAGGTGGTTTTCACCATGGTCTTCTGAGTATATCAATTACATCGAATTCAATGGCAAAAACTATCCCATTGGAGATATTACCTTAGACTTCAAGGGCATCAAAATTGGATTTGAGATTTGTGAGGACGCCTGGAGGGGAGAAGAACGACCCGGCTATCGATTAAAAGAAAAAGGTGTAGATCTGATACTTAATCCCAGCGCTTCACATTTTGCCTTCGGGAAAAGCAGGTTTAGAGAACATCTTATTGTTGATAGTTCCGAAATATTTGAATGTGTTTATTTGTATTCGAATCTACTCGGGAATGAAACTGGCCGGATGATCTTTGATGGTGAAGTGTTCATCTCTCAAAAAGGAAAGCTTATTCAAAAAAATCGCAGGCTTTCTTTCCAGTCGGTAAACCTTGTAACAGCAGATGTTGATTTTAGTGGTGAAGAAGTACCACAGGAATTAGCTTATGATGACCAGGACAAATACCTTGAATTTGATAAAGCTATTGCCTTAGCATTATTCGATTATCTTAGAAAGAGCCATAGTAAAAGCTTCGTTCTGTCTTTAAGTGGTGGTGCCGACAGTGCATGTTGTGCCATAATGGTAGCAGAAATGGTTAGAAGGGGTGTAGAAGACCTGGGTATTAATGAATTCATAGCTAAATCAGGAATTCCTGACCACGGATATAATACTGTTGAAGACCTCACAAAAAAAATGTTGTATACGGCATATCAGGCTACAAAAAATTCATCTGAGGAAACTTTTCTAGCTGCAAAGGAAATTGCCGAATCCGTTGGTGCTACTTTCTTTTCGTGGAGTATTGATGATGTAGTAGATGATTATACCAAAATTTATGAAAATACAACAGGTGAGAAGCTAACCTGGGAGGATCATGATATTCCTCTACAGAACATTCAGGCAAGATCAAGAGCACCGATGATCTGGTTATTGACAAATGTTAAAAAGGGACTTCTTTTAGCCACATCTAATCGTAGTGAAGGTGATGTGGGTTACGCAACGATGGATGGTGATACCTCCGGGGGAATATCCCCAATTGCCGGTGTGGATAAAACGTTTATCCGAAAATGGCTAAAGTGGGCAGAGAATGAACGCGGCTTTTATGGATTAAATAGAGTCAATAGCTTGTCACCGACAGCTGAATTAAGACCTTCGGAAAGACAGCAGACTGATGAATCCGACCTGATGCCTTATCATATTCTGAGTAAAATAGAAAGAGAAGCCATCTTCCATAGAAGATCTCCGGTAGAAGTTTTTAAAACTCTGAATTTTGAAAATCTTTGTGAAAAAGAAACCTTAAAAAATTATATAATAAAATTTTTTAAGCTCTGGTCGATCAACCAATGGAAAAGAGAAAGGTTCGCCCCTTCATTTCATCTGGATGAATTTAATGTAGATCCAAAAACATGGTGCAGGTTTCCTATATTAAGCGGAGCTTTCAGAGAAGAAATTGAAGAGTTAGAAAACTTTTAAAACTAAAATGGCTAATCCACTTATTGTTTTTATTGGAGGACCAACAGCTAGTGGGAAAACCGGTTTAGGTATATCATTGGCAAAAAGGTATTCGACTTTTGTGATCAGCGCTGATTCCAGACAAATGTACCAGGAAATGACTATTGGTACAGCAAAACCATCTTCTGATGAATTGTCCGAGGTGAAGCACTTTTTAGTTGATGATAGAAGTGTTCAAAATCCGATGAATGCAGGGGATTTCGAAAGAGAAGCCCTGGATATAATTAAAAATTCAGAAGAGAAAATAATATTTGTCGTTGGGGGTACTGGCCTATATATGAAAGCACTTTACGATGGATTGGATGAATTTCCTGAAGTCCCATCTGAAATCAGGGAGGAATTAAATCGAGAATTTGAAACAGAGGGTATAGAGCATTTACAGGAGAAGTTGAAATCTGCAGATCCGGAATATTATGAAGTTGTTGATTTAAATAACCCTCGGAGGCTAATAAGAGCTCTGGAGGTGATTGAAGCTTCAGGTCAAAGGTATTCAGCCTTTAGAAAGGGATCGTCTGGTAGAAGCGATTTAAACGTTCTAAAGATGGCTATTGATGTTGACAGGGATAGGCTATATCAGAGAATCAATCATCGAATGGATAAAATGATTGAAAAAGGATTATTTAAGGAGGCCGAATCTTTGTATGAGTTTAAAGAACTGCAGCCATTAAAAACTGTTGGTTACCAGGAAGTGATTAGTTACCTGGATAATGAGTATGATTATGACGAGGCAGTTAGGTTATTAAAAAGAAACTCACGCAGGTATGCTAAAAGACAACTGACGTGGTTTAAAAGAGAAGATTTTGAATGGATCGATCTGAAGGATTTTGAATCGATCACAGACAGAATTGATAAAGAAATAGAGAAAATAAAAAAGGGCTGATAAACAGCCCCTTTTTTATATACTACCTATTTATATGCTTAAAATTTCTACCATCCGGATAAGGTCTTTATTTAATGGTTTCTGCTTCGTTATGCTATCACCAAATGATGTAAATGTAACTTCATCATTTATTACACCAACCATTACTCCTGATTTTCCGTCTCTTAATCCTTCTACAGCAGATAGTCCTAATCTGCTTGCAAGGATTCTGTCTTGAGCAGTTGGTGTTCCACCTCTTTGTACGTGCCCGAGAATGGTAACTCTAATATCCTTAAGGTCTTTAACCCTGGCTTTTACTTTTTCCGAAATTTCAAATGCGTTACCCTCTTCATCACCTTCAGCAATCACAACGATACTTGAAGTTTTGCTTCGGCTCCATCCTTTTTGCAGCGCTTCAATTACTTCATTGATAGTGGTCTTGGTTTCAGGAACCATAACCATTTCTGCTCCGCCACCGATTCCAGACTGAATTGCGATATAACCTGAGTCACGTCCCATAACTTCAATAAAAAATACCCGATCATGAGAATCAGCTGTATCCCTGATATTGTCTACGGCACTTAAAGCTGTATTGACAGCAGTGTCAAACCCAATAGTTTTATCAGTACCATAGATATCATTGTCAATAGTGCCGGGGATTCCTATTACAGGAATGGCATGCTCTTCAAAAAATACCTTAGCTCCAGTGAATGTACCATCACCTCCAATTGCAATTAATGCATCGATACCAAATTTTTTCAAGTTGTCAAAAGCCTTTTTTCTTCCTTCGGGCTCTCTGAATTCCTGGCATCTAGCAGATTTAAGTACTGTTCCGGCTCGTTGAATAATATTACTTACAGAATGAGAGTTGAGTGGTATGATATCACCTTCGATCATTCCTTTATATCCGTACCTTATGCCGTATACTTCAATACCATAGTAAATACACCCTCTGACTACTGCTCTCAGGGCAGCATTCATACCCGGCGCGTCACCACCTGAAGTAAATACACCAATTTTTTTCATGCCTATTTTAACCTTTTTAAATTAATTCGCATAATATTAATTTATTTTCAATTCATGCGGTATCTTCAAAATTTATATTTGCAAAGATTTGACAAAACTTAAATTAAATGCACAATATTTTAATAATTTCTTACTATTGGCCTCCCAGCGGAGGGGGAGGAGTGCAACGTTGGCTAAAATTTACCAAATATTTACCAGAGTTTGGTGTAAACCCGGTTGTCTTTACTCCAGAAAATCCAACGTTTGCATTCAAAGATGAGTCACTTCTGAAGGATATAGATAACGAACTGGAGGTTATAAAATTTCCTATTTGGGAACCTTATAAATTATTACCTGGTAAGTCTGATTCTGAGAAAAAGGCCGGGCAGGCCTTTGATAACAAAAATCGCACTCTACTTCAGGAAATGATTGTCTGGGCCAGGGGTAATCTTATTGTTCCTGATCCAAGAGTGTTTTGGGTAAAACCGTCGGTTAAATTTTTATCTCAATGGCTAAAGGATAGAAATATTGATTTGATTATTTCTACCGGACCACCTCATAGCATGCATTTAATAGGTGAAAAATTGAGTAAAAAGACTGGTATACCCTGGATTGCTGATTTCAGAGACCCCTGGTCTGAATGGCATCAATTAAAACACTTGAAGGTTTCTGCTCCTGTTTTAAAAATTCATCGAATGTATGAAAAGAAAGTGTTTAAAAATGCCAAAGCGGTTATTACCGTAAGTCCGGGAATGGCTGATGACCTGGGAAGATTGGGAGCAACAAATGTAAAAGTAATTAGTAATGGATTTGATCATGAAGATATACCGGAGAGATTGAATGAACTTTCGCCAGAGAAGTTTTTAATTTCGTACGTCGGAACTATTGATGATTTGAGAGATCCAAAACCCTTTCTGGAAGCATTAAAACAATGGTTAGAGGAACATCCGGAACGAATTGAAGAAACCGAAGTTCGAATTCATGGTATTATAAGCGAGTCGTTTTTTGGTGATATGCTTACCGATCAGACTTTAAAGGATGTCGTTAAAATTGGAAAGTACCTTTCACATGATGAAGTGTTTGATTTGGTTGGACGATCAGCTGCTCTTCTTCTTTTGTTATCAAAATTCAGTAACAGTAAAGGGTTTCTGACAGGCAAGTTGTTTGAATATGTTGCATCCGGAAGACCAATAATTGGAGTTATAGATGAAAATGGAGATGCTGCTGAATTAATTAGAGATGGTGAATGTGGTTGGGTTGCCGATCCGGATGATATTAATAAAATCAAGGGAAATATCGAGTCAGCGTATAATCGATACATAGAAAATCAAAATAAAGGATATAAGATTCGCAAAGAATCACCATATTCCAGAAAAAATCTAACTAAGAAACTTGCTTCAGTTATTGAAGAGGAGGTTTGAGAGAATTGAGCAATTAAATGATATTAAAATAACAAAGAGGCAATTGAATTTTATTCAGTTGCCTCTTTTTTTATGTGTTTCGTATCTTAATCTCTTTTGGTGAAGAATGAATATCCGATGCCCAGAATTAGCACTATAACCATTAACCAGGAGCTTATTGCTGTTAAGGGATTAAGACTATAATACACTTCAGGTCTGAAAATTAGCGCAATTTCAAAATCTCCACTTCTGTCAATTTCAATTGCCCTTAGCAAATAATTCACTCTCTTAATTGGAGTTTCTTTCCCATTAACTATAGCTGTCCATCCTTCGGGGTAAAATATATCGCTAAATACAAAGACTGTTTTTCCATTAGTTTTTGCGTTATAAACCAGGTTACTTGGTTCATACTGAGTCAGAGAAATTTGAGCATTAGCATTATAATTACCAGGTGTAATTTTATGTTCATCATCAGAATAAACAAGTGCTGTAGTTTCGGTATTAATAGCCGAAAGGTTTTCAAGAACAGCTTGAGCCGAACTTAATTCTTTCACTTGTGATATAGCCCATGCCGGGCCGTTTGCCTCTGGGTTTCTAATTACCTGTTCTGCCTGATCACCATATTTAATGTATTTGGTGTTAAGCATATTGATAACAGGGATTGAGTTAAAAGAAGCATTTCCTGATTGAAGATTTTGAACCAGGCTTTGCATTTCAGGACTGATATTATATTCTATTAGATCCTGGTATCTTCCCAGTTTTGCGCCGTGATACCCTCCAATTGATTCATGAAAATAAGATGTTCTTGCTTCATTAAATGGATTGGCCAGGTTTAATACACGGTAATGTTCAGCCGGATCTGATAAGATTGCTTCATCTGCCGGAGTTTTCGATATGTTCAATGCATTTCTTGCTTTGACAAAATTCTTGTCTCCAAAATATCTGTTATCCACACCCCAATGATCGATTAGAACTAAAACAATTATTGCTATCATGCCGATATTGAGGCTTATTTTCTTTTTCAAAGTAAAGAAAATTGCTGCTGCGGCAAGTAAGACGTAAATCAATGACCTGAAACTATCAGCCCTCATAAGAGCCACTCTGTCCTGTTTGAGAGCATTTGTAAACCATGCCGGGGCATTTAATTGCTGATCAACAGCTCCGGAAGTATTGATCCCTCCTGCAACTAAAATAATCAATAAGCAAATACCAGATGCCACGCCGGCACCAATTAAGAATTTCTTTTGGATCTCTTTATTAAATTCATTTTTTAATAGTTCATTGAAGCCAATAAATCCTAATAGGTTTATTGCAAAAATTGAAATGATAATTGTGAAAGTTACAGACCTGAATTTATTGTAAAGAGGGAAATTATCAAAAAGGAAATAATTTAAAGAAGGGAGGTTATCTCCCATCGATAAAAATATTCCAATTACAGCAATTGTCACCAGCCACCATTTATTTCTGGAATCTGCAAATATGATGCCCAGGATAAAAAGAAAACAGGAAATAGCTCCGGCATAATAAGGAGCAGTCAGTCTCTGGTCACCCCAATAAGTAGGTAAGCTTTTGATTTGCGATCTAATCTGGTTTTGAGGAAATCCCTGTGCAGCCATCGCATTGGCTACATTACTATCTTCACTCAATTCTTCACCTTGAGATCCTCCATAAATATTCGGAATAAATAATGTCATCCATTCAAATGTGCCATTGCTATACTCGAATGCATAATCTTTTGAAAGTCCTGTTTGATCTGCAGATTCAATTGGTGATTTTCCTCGAATCGAATACTTACTGTATTTATATGTGGCGGCCATTTCACCTGCGAATGTTCCTACACCAATAATAGCTGCGAATACTAAAACTCCTACTTTTTTAAATAATGAAGAGAAATGCTTTTCTTTAATAGCAAATACTAATTCATTAATACCAAAGCCAAAAACGATAAATAGTAAGTAATAGGTGATTTGAAGGTGATTTAATCTTAAGTGAAGCGCTAATGCAGCTGCAGTCAATGCGGCGCCTAATATGAACTTATCCCTAAAGACGAGCTTTATTCCTGCAAGTACAAGAGGCATATAAGCAATAGCACCTATTCTGGCATTGTGTCCAGCACTCAATCCGATAATTAAAAAACTGGAGAGTCCAAAAGAGATTGCACCTGCTATTGCAACGTATGGCCGGACTTTATATGAAAGTAATAATATATAAAAAGATAAAAACGCAATGAAGATCATTCGGACCGGATGCGGTAATGCTACACTGAAAATTTCATGCAATGCCTTAACAGGCCCATTACTCCAGTTTACATTAACTAAATAGGCAGGCATCCCGCTAAACATTCCATCAGCCCATAAAGTTTCCTTATCAGTATTATCTCGATATTCGATTACAGACTGTGCTCCGCCTTTCCATTGAGTAATATCATGCTGATTTATAGCCATGTTATCAAAGAATACCGGAGAAAAGAACCCCACAGTAATAAGTAAGAAAACAATAATTGCTATAATATGAGGTAGAACTTCCGTAGCGAAATTTATTTTTTTCAATTTCATTATTGAGTTGATTTATTTCTTTGCGTATCCTTAAAAAATACCTTTTAGTAGCAGGCTTACTTAAAATCTAATTGTAAATTTGAGGCAATATCAGCAAGGATTTTGGATTATACAATTCATGGGCTGTTAAATGAGGTATTTTTGCTTAATTTTGCGACAAAATAAAACTGGATATGTTCGAAAATCTTTCATATAAATTAGATAAGGCCTTTCAGACGTTAAAAGGTAAAGGTCAGATCACAGAAATCAACGTTGCTACTACCGCTAAGGAAATACGTCGGGCTTTAATTGATGCCGATGTAAACTACAAAGTGGCTAAGGAAGTTACGGATACTATTAAAGAAGAGGCTCTTGGTAAAGATGTATTAACCACAGTTTCGCCTGGTCAATTATTAATTAAGATTACTAATGATGAGTTGACCAAGCTGATGGGAGGGAAGCAGGAAGATATTTCCCTAGAGGGTTCACCTGCTACTATTCTTATCTCCGGTCTTCAGGGTTCAGGTAAAACTACTTTTAGTGGTAAGCTTGCAAATTACCTGAAAAAACAGGGTCGTACTGTTTTGTTAGTTGCCTGTGATATTTACCGTCCTGCTGCGATCGATCAGTTGAAGGTGCTGGGTGAACAAATAGGTGTTGAAGTTTACTCAGAACCCGAAAATAAAAATGCAGAACAAATTGCTGAAAATGCAATTAAGTACGCAAAAGACAATGGTAAGAGCACTGTAATCGTCGATACAGCGGGTCGTCTCGCAGTTGATGAACAGATGATGAATGAGATCGAAGGATTAAAAAAATCTTTGGATCCATCAGAAACATTATTTGTTGTTGACTCAATGACTGGTCAGGATGCTGTTAATACGGCAAAAGTATTTAACGAGCGATTAGACTTTGATGGTGTTGTACTCACCAAATTAGACGGTGATACCCGAGGTGGTGCAGCACTTTCGATCAGAACTGTAGTAGATAAGCCAATTAAGTTTATCTCGACCGGAGAGAAGATGGATGCCATTGATAAGTTCTTCCCGGAACGTATGGCAGGAAGGATTCTTGGTATGGGAGATGTTGTGTCTTTAGTAGAGAAAGCGCAACAAACTTTCGATCAGGACGAAGCTCAGAGGCTTAACAAGAAAATCAGGAAAAACCAGTTTGATTTCGAGGATTTCTTATCTCAGTTGCAGCAGATCAAAAAGATGGGTAATCTTAAGGATCTGATGGCGATGATACCAGGGATGGGGAAAGCAATCAAAAATCTGGATATAGATGATGATTCATTTAAACCGATTGAAGCAATAATTTTTTCTATGACTCCTGAAGAGAGATCTAACCCGGATGTTATCAATGGAAGTCGACGACAGAGAATTGCAACTG encodes the following:
- a CDS encoding acyl carrier protein; translated protein: MSEIAQKVKAIIVDKLGVEDSEVTPEASFTNDLGADSLDTVELIMEFEKEFNISIPDDQAENIQTVGQAISYLEENVK
- a CDS encoding glycosyltransferase family 4 protein codes for the protein MHNILIISYYWPPSGGGGVQRWLKFTKYLPEFGVNPVVFTPENPTFAFKDESLLKDIDNELEVIKFPIWEPYKLLPGKSDSEKKAGQAFDNKNRTLLQEMIVWARGNLIVPDPRVFWVKPSVKFLSQWLKDRNIDLIISTGPPHSMHLIGEKLSKKTGIPWIADFRDPWSEWHQLKHLKVSAPVLKIHRMYEKKVFKNAKAVITVSPGMADDLGRLGATNVKVISNGFDHEDIPERLNELSPEKFLISYVGTIDDLRDPKPFLEALKQWLEEHPERIEETEVRIHGIISESFFGDMLTDQTLKDVVKIGKYLSHDEVFDLVGRSAALLLLLSKFSNSKGFLTGKLFEYVASGRPIIGVIDENGDAAELIRDGECGWVADPDDINKIKGNIESAYNRYIENQNKGYKIRKESPYSRKNLTKKLASVIEEEV
- the pfkA gene encoding 6-phosphofructokinase, which codes for MKKIGVFTSGGDAPGMNAALRAVVRGCIYYGIEVYGIRYGYKGMIEGDIIPLNSHSVSNIIQRAGTVLKSARCQEFREPEGRKKAFDNLKKFGIDALIAIGGDGTFTGAKVFFEEHAIPVIGIPGTIDNDIYGTDKTIGFDTAVNTALSAVDNIRDTADSHDRVFFIEVMGRDSGYIAIQSGIGGGAEMVMVPETKTTINEVIEALQKGWSRSKTSSIVVIAEGDEEGNAFEISEKVKARVKDLKDIRVTILGHVQRGGTPTAQDRILASRLGLSAVEGLRDGKSGVMVGVINDEVTFTSFGDSITKQKPLNKDLIRMVEILSI
- a CDS encoding ribonuclease III family protein, giving the protein MWRLLPRIIAKFKYRKGKNKKLSEAVRNIVGFRPVNIHLYFLASQHTSVAQFNVAGKRDSYERLEFLGDAVLGMVVGEYLFNKYPYKDEGFLTEIRSRIVNRESLNRLAKKVGVSNFVEYNPGGKKHNYKYVFGNSLEALIGAVYLDHGYHKCRKFIIRRLIIPHYDLEKLIKKNTNFKSRVIEWSQKIMPRLILSYRKLKLKDI
- the nadE gene encoding NAD(+) synthase, which codes for MKKMRLAGAALNQTPLEWKSNLANIKEAILQAKNSNADILCLPELCITGYGCEDLFLSEWLPEKAFNKLEEIASWVEDCFTIVGLPVRYEGKTYNSAVAIYKGEILGFYCKQFLADEGVHYEPRWFSPWSSEYINYIEFNGKNYPIGDITLDFKGIKIGFEICEDAWRGEERPGYRLKEKGVDLILNPSASHFAFGKSRFREHLIVDSSEIFECVYLYSNLLGNETGRMIFDGEVFISQKGKLIQKNRRLSFQSVNLVTADVDFSGEEVPQELAYDDQDKYLEFDKAIALALFDYLRKSHSKSFVLSLSGGADSACCAIMVAEMVRRGVEDLGINEFIAKSGIPDHGYNTVEDLTKKMLYTAYQATKNSSEETFLAAKEIAESVGATFFSWSIDDVVDDYTKIYENTTGEKLTWEDHDIPLQNIQARSRAPMIWLLTNVKKGLLLATSNRSEGDVGYATMDGDTSGGISPIAGVDKTFIRKWLKWAENERGFYGLNRVNSLSPTAELRPSERQQTDESDLMPYHILSKIEREAIFHRRSPVEVFKTLNFENLCEKETLKNYIIKFFKLWSINQWKRERFAPSFHLDEFNVDPKTWCRFPILSGAFREEIEELENF
- the fabF gene encoding beta-ketoacyl-ACP synthase II; the protein is MKYTRRVVVTGIGALTPIGNTAREFWGGLAKGVSGAAPITRFDAEKFRTKFACEVKNFEPNDHLDRKEARKMDPYTWYAMVTAEEAFNDSQLKDFDSDRAGVIWGSGIGGLRTFTDEVMSFANGDGTPRFNPFFIPKMIADISAGYISIKYGFRGPNFATVSACASSTNAIIDAMNYIRLGHADIIMTGGSEAAVTEPGMGGFNSMKALSERNDSPETASRPFDKDRDGFVLGEGAGALVLEEYEHAKKRGAKIYGEVIGGGMSADAHHITAPHPDGLGATNVMVNALRDAEIDPSEVQYINVHGTSTPLGDMSEVKAIQKVFGDHAYNLNISSTKSMTGHLLGAAGAIESIACLMAINKGIIPPTINHFTDDEEIDGRLNFTFNEAQEKEVNIALSNTFGFGGHNTSVIFKKLVD
- a CDS encoding putative dsRNA-binding protein, encoding MKEFKAELIVDGNKLSEGIGNSKKKAEQIAAERAIDSIFDKKD
- the miaA gene encoding tRNA (adenosine(37)-N6)-dimethylallyltransferase MiaA, which translates into the protein MANPLIVFIGGPTASGKTGLGISLAKRYSTFVISADSRQMYQEMTIGTAKPSSDELSEVKHFLVDDRSVQNPMNAGDFEREALDIIKNSEEKIIFVVGGTGLYMKALYDGLDEFPEVPSEIREELNREFETEGIEHLQEKLKSADPEYYEVVDLNNPRRLIRALEVIEASGQRYSAFRKGSSGRSDLNVLKMAIDVDRDRLYQRINHRMDKMIEKGLFKEAESLYEFKELQPLKTVGYQEVISYLDNEYDYDEAVRLLKRNSRRYAKRQLTWFKREDFEWIDLKDFESITDRIDKEIEKIKKG
- the ffh gene encoding signal recognition particle protein — encoded protein: MFENLSYKLDKAFQTLKGKGQITEINVATTAKEIRRALIDADVNYKVAKEVTDTIKEEALGKDVLTTVSPGQLLIKITNDELTKLMGGKQEDISLEGSPATILISGLQGSGKTTFSGKLANYLKKQGRTVLLVACDIYRPAAIDQLKVLGEQIGVEVYSEPENKNAEQIAENAIKYAKDNGKSTVIVDTAGRLAVDEQMMNEIEGLKKSLDPSETLFVVDSMTGQDAVNTAKVFNERLDFDGVVLTKLDGDTRGGAALSIRTVVDKPIKFISTGEKMDAIDKFFPERMAGRILGMGDVVSLVEKAQQTFDQDEAQRLNKKIRKNQFDFEDFLSQLQQIKKMGNLKDLMAMIPGMGKAIKNLDIDDDSFKPIEAIIFSMTPEERSNPDVINGSRRQRIATGSGTTVQEVNKLLKQFNEMKKMMKTMNKMSGNKRAMSAMNMFKR